In Homo sapiens chromosome 11, GRCh38.p14 Primary Assembly, one DNA window encodes the following:
- the FOLR1 gene encoding folate receptor alpha precursor, with protein sequence MAQRMTTQLLLLLVWVAVVGEAQTRIAWARTELLNVCMNAKHHKEKPGPEDKLHEQCRPWRKNACCSTNTSQEAHKDVSYLYRFNWNHCGEMAPACKRHFIQDTCLYECSPNLGPWIQQVDQSWRKERVLNVPLCKEDCEQWWEDCRTSYTCKSNWHKGWNWTSGFNKCAVGAACQPFHFYFPTPTVLCNEIWTHSYKVSNYSRGSGRCIQMWFDPAQGNPNEEVARFYAAAMSGAGPWAAWPFLLSLALMLLWLLS encoded by the exons ATGGCTCAGCGGATGACAACACAGCTGCTGCTCCTTCTAGTGTGGGTGGCTGTAGTAGGGGAGGCTCAGACAAGGATTGCATGGGCCAGGACTGAGCTTCTCAATGTCTGCATGAACGCCAAGCACCACAAGGAAAAGCCAGGCCCCGAGGACAAGTTGCATGAGCAG TGTCGACCCTGGAGGAAGAATGCCTGCTGTTCTACCAACACCAGCCAGGAAGCCCATAAGGATGTTTCCTACCTATATAGATTCAACTGGAACCACTGTGGAGAGATGGCACCTGCCTGCAAACGGCATTTCATCCAGGACACCTGCCTCTACGAGTGCTCCCCCAACTTGGGGCCCTGGATCCAGCAG GTGGATCAGAGCTGGCGCAAAGAGCGGGTACTGAACGTGCCCCTGTGCAAAGAGGACTGTGAGCAATGGTGGGAAGATTGTCGCACCTCCTACACCTGCAAGAGCAACTGGCACAAGGGCTGGAACTGGACTTCAG GGTTTAACAAGTGCGCAGTGGGAGCTGCCTGCCAACCTTTCCATTTCTACTTCCCCACACCCACTGTTCTGTGCAATGAAATCTGGACTCACTCCTACAAGGTCAGCAACTACAGCCGAGGGAGTGGCCGCTGCATCCAGATGTGGTTCGACCCAGCCCAGGGCAACCCCAATGAGGAGGTGGCGAGGTTCTATGCTGCAGCCATGAGTGGGGCTGGGCCCTGGGCAGCCTGGCCTTTCCTGCTTAGCCTGGCCCTAATGCTGCTGTGGCTGCTCAGCTGA